The Drosophila nasuta strain 15112-1781.00 chromosome 2L, ASM2355853v1, whole genome shotgun sequence genome window below encodes:
- the LOC132797500 gene encoding platelet glycoprotein Ib alpha chain, with product MHNTKSHLIMASALLLLFAAPACFADLMCYVCDNCQTVDKTTPLLACNEDFFNQGGSTEASTVTTTMSTITTTDEPTTIMPTTETPTTMPSDSTTVMDTTTTEQTTTDTTAAQTTEKTDAPMPTPATVGPPETTTSVPTPPNEDLLREVTKLVAVNGSPSGLADFTELPIRQRRALIDTNVSFHCYTVKKTVNNTAQTERGCSRVLASQSVCTDLREQSAPLEISYCDPCSMNACNSATSMMHTTMLSTFLIVLVAVVLQRK from the exons atgcacaATACCAAAAGTCATCTTATTATGGCCAGcgcattgctgttgctattcGCCGCACCAG CTTGCTTTGCGGATCTGATGTGCTATGTCTGTGATAATTGCCAGACTGTGGACAAGACAACACCGCTCTTGGCCTGCAATGAGGACTTCTTCAATCAGGGCGGCAGCACCGAAGCCTCCACAGTGACCACAACCATGTCAACCATAACAACAACCGACGAGCCAACCACCATCATGCCAACCACAGAGACGCCAACAACTATGCCCAGTGACTCAACGACAGTGATGGACACAACAACCACAGAGCAGACGACTACCGACACAACAGCAGCTCAGACAACCGAGAAAACCGATGCACCGATGCCAACGCCAGCCACCGTTGGACCACCAGAGACAACCACCAGTGTGCCCACACCACCCAATGAGGATCTGCTGCGTGAGGTCACCAAACTGGTTGCGGTCAACGGATCACCAAGTGGATTGGCGGACTTCACGGAGTTGCCGATTCGCCAGCGTCGTGCATTGATCGATACAAATGTCAGCTTCCATTGTTACACTGTGAAGAAGACAG TGAACAACACAGCGCAGACAGAACGCGGCTGCTCACGAGTTCTGGCCTCGCAGTCAGTGTGCACAGACCTCAGGGAGCAATCGGCGCCTCTTGAGATATCCTACTGTGATCCCTGCTCTATGAATGCCTGCAACTCTGCCACATCCATGATGCACACAACGATGCTGTCCACGTTCCTCATCGTTCTTGTTGCCGTCGTGCTGCAGCGCAAATAA